A genomic window from Glaciihabitans sp. INWT7 includes:
- a CDS encoding ATP-dependent DNA helicase RecQ, translating to MTDSRASALAILRTLVGRDDAAFHEGQFEAIETLVDHRRRALVVQRTGWGKSAVYFVATLLLRQRGAGPTILVSPLLALMRDQVAAAARAGVRAVAINSANAHEWAEVLAGLRSDEVDVLLVSPERLNNPSFRDEQLPTLIARAGLLVVDEAHCISDWGHDFRPDYRRLRELIAQLPAGIPVLATTATANSRVVADVAEQLGGTDGPGGSEVFTIRGPLARASLRLGVLRLPDSKARLAWVLSHLSQLPGSGIIYALTVSAAEDTAHLLREAGHEVHAYTGRTDTAEREQLEQRLKSNEVKALVATSALGMGFDKPDLGFVLHLGAPSSPVAYYQQVGRAGRATENADVLLLPGTEDEAIWNYFATSSMPVEPKALAVIDALGSTPLSTAAIEARVDLRRTPLELLLKVLDVDGAVRRVSGGWVATGDQWTYDSERYERISAARAAEQQSMLDYETTSGCRMEFLQRALDDDTAVRCGRCDRCAGVWYPTGIESDAVAAASAALDRVGVALEPRAQWPGGMDRLGITVRGNIAVSERIEQGRALARLTDLGWGGVLREVFAPATPDARASPALVAACVRVLADWGWQERPVAVVSIPSRERPLLIASVAEALAAAGKLPYLGALELIGGGPSGGAGGNSAYRLAGVWERFSPAGLDLPSGPVLLVDDLADSRWTVTVAGRELRRAGATAVLPFVLALRG from the coding sequence ATGACCGACAGTCGTGCTTCCGCCCTCGCCATCCTCCGTACCCTCGTGGGTCGCGACGATGCCGCGTTCCATGAGGGCCAGTTCGAGGCGATAGAGACTCTTGTCGACCATCGTCGCCGAGCCCTCGTGGTGCAGCGCACAGGTTGGGGCAAATCCGCGGTGTATTTCGTCGCGACCCTGCTCCTTCGGCAGCGGGGAGCCGGTCCGACCATCCTGGTCTCCCCCCTCCTTGCCCTGATGCGCGACCAGGTCGCTGCGGCCGCCCGCGCGGGGGTGCGAGCTGTCGCCATCAATTCCGCGAACGCGCACGAGTGGGCGGAGGTGCTCGCGGGCCTGCGGTCCGACGAGGTGGATGTGTTGCTCGTCTCTCCCGAGCGGCTCAACAATCCATCCTTCCGCGACGAGCAACTCCCCACGCTGATCGCCCGTGCCGGGCTGCTCGTGGTCGACGAGGCACACTGCATCTCGGACTGGGGGCACGACTTCCGACCCGACTACCGCCGGTTGCGCGAGCTCATCGCCCAGCTCCCCGCAGGAATCCCCGTACTGGCGACCACAGCCACGGCCAACAGCCGGGTGGTGGCGGATGTCGCGGAGCAACTCGGCGGCACAGACGGGCCGGGCGGCTCGGAGGTATTCACCATCCGGGGTCCGCTCGCCCGGGCCTCCCTTCGTCTCGGAGTGTTGAGACTGCCGGACTCGAAAGCGCGGCTGGCCTGGGTGCTGAGCCATCTCTCGCAGCTTCCGGGAAGCGGCATCATCTACGCCCTCACCGTCTCGGCTGCGGAGGACACGGCTCACCTGCTGCGTGAGGCCGGGCACGAAGTGCATGCCTACACCGGTCGCACCGACACCGCCGAGAGGGAGCAGCTCGAGCAGCGCCTCAAGTCGAACGAGGTCAAGGCGCTCGTCGCCACCAGTGCGCTCGGAATGGGCTTCGACAAACCCGACCTCGGGTTCGTCCTTCACCTCGGCGCGCCTTCCTCTCCGGTCGCCTACTACCAGCAGGTCGGTCGGGCGGGTCGTGCGACCGAGAATGCCGACGTTCTGCTGCTGCCCGGCACGGAAGATGAGGCGATCTGGAACTATTTCGCCACCTCGTCCATGCCCGTCGAGCCGAAAGCTCTCGCGGTCATCGACGCGCTCGGCAGCACGCCGCTGTCGACCGCGGCGATCGAGGCACGGGTGGATCTTCGGCGGACTCCCCTCGAGCTGCTGCTCAAGGTGCTCGATGTCGACGGTGCGGTACGCCGGGTGTCCGGGGGCTGGGTGGCAACCGGCGACCAGTGGACCTACGATTCCGAGCGCTACGAACGCATCTCCGCTGCACGAGCGGCGGAACAACAGTCGATGCTGGACTACGAGACGACCTCCGGATGCCGCATGGAATTCCTGCAGCGCGCCCTCGATGACGACACCGCGGTCCGCTGTGGGCGCTGTGACCGGTGCGCCGGCGTCTGGTACCCCACCGGAATCGAGTCGGATGCCGTCGCGGCCGCCTCCGCTGCGCTCGACCGGGTGGGCGTCGCGCTCGAACCACGAGCCCAGTGGCCGGGCGGAATGGACCGGCTGGGCATCACGGTTCGAGGCAACATCGCGGTGTCGGAGCGCATCGAACAGGGGCGGGCGCTGGCCCGACTCACCGACCTCGGCTGGGGCGGTGTGCTCAGGGAGGTGTTCGCCCCGGCGACTCCCGACGCCCGAGCGAGCCCGGCGCTGGTCGCGGCATGCGTGCGAGTGCTCGCCGACTGGGGCTGGCAGGAACGCCCGGTTGCCGTCGTCAGCATTCCCTCCCGCGAGCGTCCGTTGCTCATCGCTTCCGTCGCGGAGGCTCTTGCCGCAGCGGGAAAGCTGCCCTACCTCGGTGCGCTCGAACTGATCGGCGGGGGCCCCTCAGGGGGCGCGGGAGGCAACAGCGCCTACCGACTCGCCGGGGTCTGGGAGCGGTTCTCTCCGGCGGGACTCGACCTCCCGTCGGGACCGGTGCTCCTGGTCGACGACCTGGCGGACAGCCGGTGGACGGTCACGGTGGCCGGTCGCGAACTGCGGAGAGCCGGCGCCACGGCCGTGCTGCCCTTCGTGCTCGCCCTGCGCGGGTGA
- a CDS encoding phosphoketolase yields MTDTISTVDTANIPAANTPGETEHGAGGTSFWPSKSITPLDPHTLAQIDGWWRAANYLSIGQIYLLDNPLLRTPLARENIKPRLLGHWGTTPGLNFLYAHLNRIIREREQKTLYITGPGHGGPGMVANSYLDGTYSELYSSIREDEEGIRRLFRQFSFPGGIPSHAAPNVPGSINEGGELGYSLSHAYGAAFDNPDLLVACVIGDGEAETGPLATAWHSNKFIDPLQDGVVLPILHLNGYKIANPTILARIPEEQLLELMRGYGHKPYIVSGGFDGEDPLRVHERMAETLDEVLNEIARIKKAAAEGELEGTAVWPMIILRTPKGWTCPAEIDGKPVENTWRAHQVPLANARDTEAHTRILENWMLKYKPAELFDESGRLVDWIAELAPEGDLRMSATPFANGGRLRRDLELPDFRGSAIEVGEPGSVAIEATKVLGGWLAGVIRANPDNFRIFGPDETASNRLQDVYEATDKQWDSAIWPVDEHLARAGRVMEMLSEHQCEGWLEGYLLTGRHGMFNCYEAFIHIIDSMFSQHAKWLQESKKLEWRRPISSLNYLLSSHVWRQDHNGFSHQDPGFIDHVVNKKASIVRVYFPVDANTLLSTYDHCLRSVDYVNVVVAGKQPSPQWLSMPDAIAHCTRGVGIWGWAGTEVEGEEPDVVLACAGDVPTLETMAAASILRERLPELKVRVVNVIDLMRLQDESEHPHGLASTEFDAIFTTDKPVVFAYHGYPTLIHRLTYRRSGHSNIHVRGFNEEGGTTTPFDMAMLNSLDRYHLVMDVIDRVPGLAARSAGLRQDMQDSRQRARAYTREQGEDIPEVADWTWNGSGVGAISAAETGGDNT; encoded by the coding sequence ATGACCGACACGATCAGCACCGTCGATACGGCGAACATCCCCGCGGCGAACACGCCCGGTGAGACCGAGCACGGCGCCGGGGGCACCTCCTTCTGGCCGTCCAAGAGCATCACCCCGCTCGACCCCCACACCCTCGCCCAGATCGACGGCTGGTGGCGGGCCGCGAACTACCTGTCGATCGGCCAGATCTACCTGCTCGACAATCCCCTACTCCGCACCCCCCTGGCGCGGGAGAACATCAAACCCCGCCTTCTCGGTCACTGGGGCACTACCCCCGGCCTCAACTTCCTCTACGCGCACCTCAACCGGATCATCCGGGAACGCGAACAGAAGACCCTCTACATCACCGGGCCCGGGCACGGCGGTCCGGGCATGGTGGCCAACAGCTATCTGGACGGCACGTATTCGGAGCTGTACTCGTCTATCCGCGAGGATGAGGAGGGCATCCGTCGGCTGTTCCGACAGTTCTCCTTCCCCGGTGGCATCCCGTCTCACGCGGCCCCGAACGTGCCCGGATCGATCAACGAGGGCGGAGAGCTCGGCTATTCGCTCTCGCACGCCTATGGGGCAGCCTTCGACAATCCCGACCTGCTCGTGGCATGTGTGATCGGCGACGGCGAGGCAGAGACGGGTCCGCTCGCGACCGCCTGGCACTCCAACAAGTTCATCGACCCGCTTCAGGATGGCGTGGTGCTGCCGATCCTGCATCTCAACGGCTACAAGATCGCGAACCCCACCATCCTCGCGCGCATCCCGGAGGAGCAACTGCTCGAGCTCATGCGCGGCTACGGCCACAAGCCGTACATCGTCTCGGGCGGATTCGACGGAGAAGACCCCTTGCGCGTGCACGAGCGGATGGCGGAGACCCTCGACGAGGTGCTCAATGAGATCGCTCGCATCAAGAAGGCGGCAGCAGAGGGAGAGCTCGAGGGCACCGCAGTCTGGCCGATGATCATCCTGCGCACGCCGAAGGGCTGGACCTGCCCGGCGGAGATCGACGGAAAGCCGGTGGAGAACACCTGGCGAGCCCACCAGGTACCCCTCGCGAACGCGCGCGACACCGAGGCGCACACGCGCATCCTGGAAAACTGGATGCTGAAGTACAAGCCGGCGGAGCTCTTCGACGAATCCGGCCGACTGGTCGACTGGATCGCGGAACTCGCGCCAGAGGGCGACCTGCGCATGTCGGCGACCCCCTTCGCGAACGGCGGTCGACTGCGTCGCGACCTCGAGCTCCCGGACTTCCGGGGGTCGGCGATCGAGGTCGGAGAGCCGGGAAGCGTCGCCATCGAAGCGACAAAGGTGCTCGGTGGATGGCTCGCCGGTGTGATCCGCGCGAACCCCGACAACTTCCGCATATTCGGACCGGACGAGACCGCGTCCAACCGACTGCAGGACGTCTACGAAGCCACCGACAAGCAGTGGGACTCGGCCATCTGGCCGGTCGATGAGCACCTCGCCCGCGCCGGGCGAGTGATGGAGATGCTGAGTGAACACCAGTGCGAGGGATGGCTCGAGGGCTATCTGCTCACGGGGCGTCACGGCATGTTCAACTGCTACGAGGCATTCATCCACATCATCGATTCGATGTTCAGCCAGCACGCCAAGTGGCTGCAGGAGTCGAAGAAGCTCGAGTGGCGTCGCCCGATCTCCTCGCTCAACTACCTGTTGTCGAGCCACGTGTGGCGGCAGGACCACAACGGGTTCAGTCACCAGGACCCGGGGTTCATCGACCATGTGGTGAACAAGAAGGCGAGCATCGTGCGGGTCTACTTCCCGGTCGATGCGAACACCCTGCTGTCCACCTACGACCACTGCCTCCGCTCCGTCGACTACGTGAACGTGGTCGTGGCCGGCAAGCAGCCGAGCCCCCAGTGGTTGAGCATGCCCGACGCGATCGCGCACTGCACCCGTGGGGTCGGCATCTGGGGCTGGGCGGGCACCGAGGTCGAGGGCGAAGAGCCCGATGTGGTGCTCGCGTGCGCGGGGGATGTGCCGACCCTCGAGACCATGGCGGCGGCATCCATCCTGCGTGAGCGGCTGCCGGAGCTCAAGGTGCGGGTCGTCAACGTGATCGACCTCATGCGCCTGCAGGACGAGTCGGAGCATCCGCACGGCCTTGCCAGCACCGAGTTCGACGCGATTTTCACGACTGACAAGCCCGTGGTGTTCGCCTACCACGGCTATCCCACGCTGATCCATCGACTCACCTATCGTCGCAGCGGGCACTCCAACATCCACGTTCGCGGCTTCAACGAAGAGGGAGGGACGACGACGCCGTTCGACATGGCGATGCTGAACAGTCTCGACCGCTATCACCTCGTGATGGACGTGATCGATCGCGTTCCCGGTCTCGCCGCCCGTTCGGCGGGACTGCGGCAGGACATGCAGGACTCCCGCCAGCGCGCCCGGGCCTACACCCGCGAGCAGGGTGAGGACATCCCGGAAGTCGCCGACTGGACCTGGAACGGATCCGGGGTCGGCGCGATCTCCGCCGCCGAAACGGGCGGGGACAACACCTGA
- a CDS encoding DnaJ domain-containing protein produces MPDSPISATPYEVLGVSSTASQDDLRRAYRRLMRETHPDTGGDAARFTAVQVAWERVGDPDDRAAYDRGRPSTRDDETPFTWAPRAKPKQADTRPRARSYGHPGGWRRERYLVLMREWVGRGEPLDDPYDPALVRSAPMDLRHLLADALAEEATARTLAALGIGFTVWHDVSTGPPEEKIDHVVLGPTGLFAILSEDYGEPVKSRRGELLGKPLGEARPMHDLGVRAKIVSRATRVKFTALLIVLPDDALDESFTVLGTIRGATTVIARQSMLPALLRDGVPGARLIGGNELFDVRTRLQAGIRFV; encoded by the coding sequence ATGCCCGACAGCCCGATCTCCGCCACCCCCTACGAGGTGCTCGGCGTGAGCTCGACAGCGAGCCAGGACGACCTGCGCCGCGCCTACCGACGGCTGATGCGGGAGACCCACCCCGACACCGGGGGAGACGCCGCCCGCTTCACCGCCGTGCAGGTCGCCTGGGAGCGTGTCGGCGACCCGGATGACCGGGCGGCCTATGATCGCGGACGTCCCTCGACGAGAGACGACGAGACTCCGTTCACCTGGGCTCCGCGGGCGAAGCCGAAACAGGCAGACACGCGCCCGCGGGCGCGCTCCTACGGACATCCGGGTGGATGGAGGCGGGAGCGCTACCTGGTGCTGATGCGCGAATGGGTGGGTCGTGGAGAGCCGTTGGACGACCCTTACGACCCCGCCCTGGTGAGATCGGCACCGATGGATCTGCGCCATCTGCTCGCGGATGCCCTCGCGGAGGAAGCCACGGCCCGCACCCTTGCAGCGCTCGGCATCGGCTTCACCGTGTGGCATGACGTCAGCACCGGGCCGCCGGAAGAGAAGATCGACCATGTCGTGCTCGGCCCGACCGGACTGTTCGCAATACTGTCGGAAGACTACGGCGAGCCGGTGAAGAGTCGGCGGGGCGAGCTCCTGGGCAAACCGCTCGGGGAGGCACGACCGATGCACGACCTCGGCGTGCGCGCCAAGATCGTGTCCCGCGCGACTCGAGTGAAGTTCACCGCCCTGCTCATCGTGCTTCCCGACGATGCCCTCGACGAGTCCTTCACGGTGCTCGGCACCATCCGCGGCGCCACGACGGTGATCGCGCGCCAGTCGATGCTTCCGGCGCTTCTGCGCGACGGAGTACCGGGAGCGCGACTGATCGGGGGCAACGAGCTCTTCGACGTGCGCACGCGGCTGCAGGCCGGCATCCGCTTCGTCTGA
- a CDS encoding glutathione peroxidase, which produces MTLSDSAIGTIPLTTIDGSTTTLSDLGDKVYLVVNVASRCGLAPQYEKLEDLQKTYGERGFSVLGFPSNQFLQELSSEDAIKEYCSTTWGVTFPMFEKIRVNGKNAHPLYAELTKSSDSAGKAGKVKWNFEKFVITRDGEVHRFRPTTEPDAPEIVNLIEASLATA; this is translated from the coding sequence ATGACCCTCAGCGACAGCGCCATCGGAACCATCCCGCTCACCACGATCGATGGGAGCACCACGACCCTGTCCGATCTCGGAGACAAGGTCTATCTGGTGGTGAACGTCGCCTCGCGATGCGGTCTCGCCCCCCAGTACGAGAAGCTCGAGGATCTGCAGAAGACCTACGGCGAACGGGGATTCAGCGTGCTCGGCTTTCCGAGCAACCAGTTCTTGCAGGAGCTCAGCAGCGAGGATGCGATCAAGGAATACTGCTCTACTACATGGGGCGTGACCTTTCCGATGTTCGAGAAGATCCGTGTGAACGGCAAAAATGCACACCCGCTTTATGCCGAGCTGACGAAGAGCTCCGACTCGGCGGGTAAGGCGGGCAAGGTGAAGTGGAACTTCGAGAAGTTCGTGATCACCCGAGACGGTGAAGTGCACCGCTTCCGCCCGACGACAGAACCGGACGCCCCGGAGATCGTGAACCTCATCGAGGCATCCCTCGCCACCGCCTAG
- a CDS encoding transglycosylase domain-containing protein has translation MSQSSVSDYGKRGTVFGSLVGLVFFSLLAGVLVASLALPSILVASRSASASIGFFDNLPGYLTIDAQTQRNQIFAQRDGAPVAIATIYDQDRQSVAWDAVSPFITQATVAGEDRRFWEHGGVDVKAIVRAAAGNLAHKSITSGSSTIAMQLVKNILIQRALRVDDPAKKKAAYAAAIDDTLNRKLREMKFAIGLEKRYSKKEILLGYLNIAGFGGNTYGIESAAQKYFSVSAKDVTLPQAASLIAMVQQPNARNLSDPSLYAANKERRDLILFDMHDLGYIDDTAYQAALATPIKPKLRTPNNGCLYAADAKSACDFALRLVPTLTALGATADARAAAWAAGGYNIYTSIDLNQQDVAQSNLIASAPPQESRFALGAAAVAMQPGTGRILVMAQNKGFDNSKDGGGPTTTAVDYMTDKQYGGSIGFQTGSTYKIFTLTEWLKKGHTLSEVVNGTSRAFDLSTFNSRCINSDGQAPFVFHNDSPGEGGMMTVAAATKNSVNLAFLSMAQKLDVCDIRDTAKAYGVHRADGAELGAQPAAIIGTNEIAPVTMAAAIATVGANGLYCAPTIIDKVVGPDGKDAPGQPRSCTQAIAPNVAATVAYALSAVMTAGTGTAGRPRDGVPIVGKTGTTDDAAQNWLIATTTKMSLAVWVGNTDGGHRSLRKITLAGTNGYNTKFNIFRNTMTSLNANPDYRGGSFPAPDPALVSGRGTAVSKAGAR, from the coding sequence ATGAGCCAGTCTTCGGTGTCTGACTACGGAAAACGGGGCACGGTATTCGGTTCTCTGGTTGGTCTGGTGTTCTTCAGCCTGCTCGCCGGTGTGCTGGTGGCATCCCTCGCTCTGCCGTCGATTCTGGTTGCCAGCCGGAGCGCCAGCGCCTCGATCGGGTTCTTCGACAATCTGCCGGGGTACCTCACCATCGATGCGCAGACTCAGCGCAACCAGATCTTCGCCCAGCGAGACGGCGCGCCCGTAGCCATAGCCACGATCTACGACCAGGACCGCCAGAGTGTGGCCTGGGATGCTGTCTCCCCGTTCATCACCCAAGCGACAGTCGCCGGCGAAGACCGCCGGTTCTGGGAGCACGGCGGGGTCGACGTCAAGGCGATCGTGCGGGCGGCGGCGGGCAACCTCGCGCATAAGTCGATCACCAGTGGCAGTTCGACCATCGCGATGCAACTCGTGAAGAACATCCTGATCCAGCGGGCGCTGCGGGTAGACGATCCGGCGAAGAAGAAGGCGGCCTACGCGGCCGCGATCGACGACACTCTCAATCGCAAACTGCGCGAGATGAAGTTCGCCATCGGCCTGGAGAAGCGGTACTCCAAGAAAGAGATCCTGCTCGGTTATCTGAATATCGCCGGCTTCGGGGGCAACACCTACGGCATCGAATCGGCGGCTCAGAAGTACTTCAGTGTGAGCGCGAAGGACGTCACACTGCCCCAGGCCGCCAGTCTGATCGCCATGGTGCAGCAGCCCAATGCGCGCAATCTCAGCGATCCCTCGCTCTATGCCGCCAACAAAGAGCGGCGCGACCTGATCCTGTTCGACATGCACGACCTCGGCTATATCGATGACACCGCCTACCAAGCGGCCTTGGCGACTCCGATCAAACCCAAGCTGCGCACCCCCAACAACGGATGCCTGTATGCGGCCGACGCGAAGTCCGCGTGCGACTTCGCCCTGCGGCTGGTGCCCACTCTCACCGCCCTCGGCGCCACCGCGGACGCTCGGGCCGCCGCATGGGCCGCCGGCGGTTACAACATCTACACGAGCATCGATCTCAATCAGCAGGATGTGGCCCAGAGCAATCTGATCGCGAGCGCTCCCCCGCAGGAGTCGCGCTTCGCACTGGGGGCGGCGGCAGTGGCGATGCAACCGGGCACGGGTCGCATCCTGGTGATGGCGCAGAACAAGGGCTTCGACAACTCCAAGGACGGCGGGGGGCCCACGACGACCGCCGTCGACTACATGACCGACAAGCAGTACGGGGGCTCGATCGGCTTCCAGACCGGATCCACCTACAAGATCTTCACCCTCACCGAATGGCTGAAGAAGGGGCACACGCTCAGCGAGGTCGTCAACGGCACCTCCCGCGCCTTCGACCTGAGCACCTTCAACTCGCGATGCATCAACTCGGACGGCCAGGCACCCTTCGTTTTCCACAACGACTCTCCCGGAGAGGGCGGCATGATGACCGTTGCGGCCGCCACCAAGAACTCGGTCAACCTCGCGTTCCTCTCCATGGCGCAGAAGCTCGACGTCTGCGACATCCGGGACACCGCGAAGGCCTACGGTGTCCACCGCGCCGACGGGGCGGAACTCGGTGCGCAACCCGCGGCGATCATCGGCACCAACGAGATCGCCCCGGTGACCATGGCAGCCGCGATCGCGACAGTCGGGGCGAACGGACTGTACTGCGCGCCGACGATCATCGACAAAGTGGTCGGGCCGGACGGCAAGGATGCCCCGGGGCAGCCTCGCTCCTGCACCCAGGCGATCGCACCCAACGTCGCCGCGACCGTGGCCTACGCCCTGAGCGCCGTCATGACGGCCGGCACCGGCACGGCCGGGCGCCCACGCGACGGTGTTCCCATCGTCGGCAAGACCGGGACGACAGACGATGCGGCACAGAACTGGCTGATCGCCACCACCACGAAGATGTCTCTCGCGGTGTGGGTGGGCAACACGGATGGCGGGCACCGCTCCCTGCGCAAGATCACGCTCGCCGGCACCAACGGCTACAACACCAAGTTCAACATCTTCCGCAACACCATGACCTCGCTGAACGCGAATCCGGACTATCGCGGTGGCTCGTTCCCCGCTCCCGATCCGGCCCTGGTGAGCGGCCGCGGCACCGCGGTGTCAAAAGCCGGAGCCAGATAG
- a CDS encoding YbjQ family protein: MIIVTTNDIAGYRIDAIYGEVMGLTVRSRDIGASFTASLRSIAGGELPEMTRMLYESRQEVMRRMIAEAEAKGANAIVAMRFDTSDLGTNWTEVCAYGSAVIVSPIAAGEPGSTLQSAPLAS, encoded by the coding sequence ATGATCATCGTGACCACAAACGACATCGCCGGCTACCGCATCGACGCCATCTACGGCGAGGTGATGGGACTCACCGTGCGGTCCCGCGACATCGGCGCGAGCTTCACGGCGAGCCTGCGTTCGATCGCGGGCGGCGAACTTCCCGAGATGACGCGCATGCTGTACGAAAGCCGCCAGGAGGTCATGCGACGGATGATCGCCGAGGCGGAGGCGAAGGGTGCCAACGCGATCGTGGCGATGCGGTTCGACACCTCCGATCTCGGCACCAACTGGACAGAGGTCTGCGCCTACGGCAGTGCAGTGATCGTGTCTCCGATCGCCGCGGGCGAACCCGGATCGACCCTGCAGTCCGCTCCGCTCGCCAGCTGA